The window ttctctcattaTAAATATCTAACAGTGCAAGAATATACTCGGCACATCTATACATATGAACATCATCTTACGTGGGCAATTTAACGTaatcaaaatctaaattttttaatttcttttaattgTATGCACAacaactctcttctctctcttgcATATAAAATGATATTGATTTCTACAAATCAGCACCAAGTGGTGCACCAAGGCTACAAACCAACACCAAATTACCATTGATTTATCGAAATCAACACCAAACCAGCACCACCTTGTTGCTGATTTGCAAAAACGAGTACTAAGTGGTACACCAAGGCTACAAACTAGCATTAGTACTCGTTTATAGAAACCAACACTAAGTGGTGCACCAAGGCTACAAATCAATATGAAGGTGATGCTAATTTCTACAAACCAACACTAAGATGATATTAATTTCTACAAACCAATACCAAGATGGAGTGCACTAAGGCTCAATGTTGGTTTCTAGAAATTAGCACCGTGCTGATTTCTACATAACAACGCAAGTTGGCCAATCCACATAACAATGTAAATGGGAAAAGAAGCTCGCAAAGTGAAGTTTAACAAatgaaggaaaaataaaaaaggaaccgAGTGTTTGTTCAATCTCGTCATTAGTGTCCGTGTAGTTTTAGATGATAGAATCTGTTCGAAAAATACATGTATTGTTGGAAACTTTTGAGTTTCCTCCCATAATGACTAATTTAGGTCGTTGGGACCCCATGAATGATCTTCCCAAATAATTCTATAAAATGGCAAGGGCTACTACCAGTATCCTAACCCCACAATCTGTCAGTATACTAAGACCAGCGACATTCCATACTTTATGTGATTATCGTGCAAAAATGACTCAAATTTATGCTGTCACATCAACTAGCTCTAGAATTTTAGTATTGTTAACTAATGCCCAACTTTGAATCATTACTCGCTTCACCTCACGTAATGTGCAATCTGGGGCAGCTGCATGATGCTTGGAATCTTGTCGGAAATACTTAATATAAACAAATGATTACCTTCATGATTCTCGTAAAGGTTGCCATTAGAATAGACGCCCTTTAGTACTTCCCTGACTCCGTGAAAATTTTTGTAGCACAGGAATTAGGacagagaaaataagaaaaaaaatgatccaTGAATCTATTTAGAACCCTTAACAGGTATTCTTCCAAGACTAACTGTTGATTTGTTTCGTTCCTTTCGAGTTCACTCTTCACCGTGGTGCCCAGTCATGTCTGTCAACTGAGCACTGTGGCGTACAGGCTCATGCATGCTGAATAATTTCACCAGACTGATGAGGCCAAATGCATCGAAACGCTTATCTATGTGGAGAGTATTCGTAGCTTACTCCTGTACTTCTTCATGAAATACAAGGAAATAAGACAAAATGTACATATGCATGAAAGCTAAAAAGGAATTGATCATTGAGGCTGAAACCAAAATGCTGGGCGAACTGTTTCATGTATGGTGCCGAATGATGATCGATTTGTTTCATCTAGGCAGATTGGTTGGCAAGAGAAAGAGCTTGGCTTTCGTTTCTGATTTGTATGCCATCACCAAGTTGAAAAGGTGGACACATGGCCTACTCCACTGCACTCAACACCATGTCCTCTGGCCTCAGTCCCAAGACTCTAGGCAAGTAGAGATTCTGACCCTGATTGGGATCTCTTTTTCCTCACCCTTTTTCTTCATATCTTTGGACCCTGACTCAGTTCACATCATGCAATTAGAGTCTGATCACAGCAGAAGCATCTCtctgaattattattattattacacaCTCAAGCTAGCCTTGTTGTTACTTGTTCCATCCCTTCCTTTCATTTCCTGACCTCACGTGGCCACCTTGTTCTCTTCTCGTTCACTGAGGCCTTTAAACCTTGTCTCATCAGCTGCACTTTCCCCCTTCCGGCCTCATCTCCTCGTGTAGAAAGGCTTTTTTGTGTTCTTTCTCTTCTTGCGTTTTTGAGTTCTCTTCCATAGTACTCTGCTTGCAGAAAGATGGCGCTGGAAGCCGTAGTTTTTCCACAAGATCTATTCGGCCACAGCATGAGAGAGTTGTTCAACAATGGCGGAGAGTTCTGGGGCTATGACTTTGGCGATGGAGAACGCGAGTCTGATAAAAATGGGGCGGTTCCACTAGCAAGTAACGCAATTGATTCTGCTGGTGTTCAAGGAGGCAGGGGGCTAGAACAAAATGCGACTTTGGACGCCTCTTGCTCCACCGTGGTGCAAGTTTTTGAGAATTCCTCATCGCCAGAGGCCGCCGCCAACAACGACGCCTTCGTCTTCAGCCCAAAGGCGGGCCGTAAAAAGAGGCAGCGGTCGAGAAGCCAGAAGAACCAGGAGGAGGTGGAGAACCAGAGGATGACTCACATTGCCGTGGAGCGTAACCGGAGAAAACAGATGAATGAGTACCTTGCAGCGCTCCGGTCACTTATGCCGGCCTCTTATGTACAGAGGGTTTGCTTCTCACTCTCTTCACTTTCTGCATAATTTCATTCCATATGCATTCATACTAAATCTCAGCCTTCGGGTTTGTGACTGTAAATATGTTACCATTTGTGAGCTGAAATCTCTAGATTCTAGTATATGAGTCGTTTGACAGGGAAGAGGACTAGTTGTTGGGTGCCATTTAGGCTATAAGCTTGCAAAGATTATCACTGTCATCCGTCAGTGGACCAGCAAAACTGTGAATATTCCTGATGATCTTGAAGCATTTATGGCTAAGATCTCTTCTATTCTTGTTGTCCCTGAACAGAATTCCTTCACAGTTCCACAAACTTGCTTCATGTTTTCACTTACCATCATCACTCGCTTTTCACTGTGACTAACCCTACACACCTGACGGGTCTTGTGCTTCATTCACCATAGAGTATGCTCACACCATTACCAAACTTAAAGAGCATGCTGAATTCTTCATGCAGAGTGATCAAGCATCCATAATTGGAGGGGCAATCAATTTCGTCAGGGAGCTCGAAAAGCTAGTCCAGTCTCTTGAAGCTCACAAAAGAATCAAGCAACGATCAGCTTCACCCCCTTTTGCTGATTTCTTCACCTTCCCCCAGTACTCATCCAACCCTTCTAGGTGTGCAACCTCTGCAGCTAATGAGAGCATACATGAGCCTGTGGTAGAGAACAAATTGTCTGCAGCAGATATAGAGGTAACCATGGTTGAGAGCTATGCCAATCTGAAGATCCTCTCACCCCAACGGCCAAAGCAGCTGCTGAAGTTGGTGGTTGGATTGCAGAACCTCCACCTGACGACGCTCCACCTTAATGTCACTTCCATTGATGAAATGGTCCTCTACTCCTTCAGTCTAAAGGTACAGTTGAGCCTAAAGTCCTATTTAACCACAACCATTGTTGCCAGTTAATGATGTTGTGAATTCTATAGGTGGAAGATGAATGCCAATTGACTTCAGTGGACGAGATTGCAGCAGCAGTGCACCAGCTAGTTGGCAAAATTCAAGAAGAGGCTGCCTTTTGAATGTACCTTGTGATTGTGTTTTTTAATTTAGACGATATGCTTGCTGTCTTAATTTAGTTCCAAATGTCTGTTTAAGATCCTATTTTGCTGAACTGATCTGACTGCAAATTTGCAAATTCTCGGCTATGTTTCATAAAGAAAATTTGAGAAGGTTACTTTAAGATTGTGAAAAACGAGCTTAGATGTGGTCAATCCAAGAGAAGCCGGATAGACTTTTTCATCAAATGGTGCTGTACTTGATGTAAGAGCTCACTAAAGATAAAAGCTAAAGGACAAAGAATGAATAGTCTGTATAGCCCTAGGAGGAAGTAATTTTACCACTCTGCAAGAAAGCTACTTTGTATCTTGTTGGGAGTTATATTAGTGTGATGACAGGAACGGACAGAGTGGGCAATGGTGTTTGAGATCCCATGAGCTTCAAAAATAGAATCGAAAGGATAATCATTCTGAGCCCTAGGTCTTGTACCCCTTCTTATTTATATATCATTGGCCCAGATCTTGATAAGAGGGGCTTTTACCTGGTCTAGAAATCAAACATGTAAAGGTGAAAAACTTtttgatgtctcttttcatctctCCAGCCATGTGTTATGGTAGAAGGCAGGGTCTCACACAACTGTTTCAGGAATGACAGAAGAGATGAGTAGATTACTGCTTCACCTAGTGCCCCTTGCCAACTTTGAATTCCATTCTTTAAGCAGTCATGTTAATAATTGGGTTTTGCTATGGACTTATATGATGCAAGACAGTCCCAAAGGTTCTGGCCTAAATGTTTTGTTTTCTTGTTATTCTTTCTTGCAGAGTGGAGGAATGGATTCCCTAAAAAGCAGTGAGCCTATCTGTGAGCCAAATACTATTGAGAATTTGTCCTACCCGTTG is drawn from Zingiber officinale cultivar Zhangliang chromosome 1B, Zo_v1.1, whole genome shotgun sequence and contains these coding sequences:
- the LOC122051156 gene encoding transcription factor bHLH96-like, with amino-acid sequence MALEAVVFPQDLFGHSMRELFNNGGEFWGYDFGDGERESDKNGAVPLASNAIDSAGVQGGRGLEQNATLDASCSTVVQVFENSSSPEAAANNDAFVFSPKAGRKKRQRSRSQKNQEEVENQRMTHIAVERNRRKQMNEYLAALRSLMPASYVQRSDQASIIGGAINFVRELEKLVQSLEAHKRIKQRSASPPFADFFTFPQYSSNPSRCATSAANESIHEPVVENKLSAADIEVTMVESYANLKILSPQRPKQLLKLVVGLQNLHLTTLHLNVTSIDEMVLYSFSLKVEDECQLTSVDEIAAAVHQLVGKIQEEAAF